A region from the Branchiostoma floridae strain S238N-H82 chromosome 9, Bfl_VNyyK, whole genome shotgun sequence genome encodes:
- the LOC118422661 gene encoding uncharacterized protein LOC118422661 — translation MAVRVCCVRGSHYQVGLQIGRAARRQIAEYLDRHHVFANLLGILQTDAGRILYDGYLRAAKSAYPHYVEEIVGMSEGSGLPFQHLFLMHCQSEMVLMFTDDCKPVTEIEGCTTVFLNVQNGPRVMVHNEDGDSLVKDLGYVVVANIDPYELPNGEVIPAESFTAFCYPGLLAGNAYSFNLHGLCSSGNFQMAKCVEREKIPQRFLCRALLSATSVEQAVSILRTEGVAMASGYSYNFVSTKDRTNNMYSVEVAPAEGVAGNMVSVRAIEPGDGQTDGRYNHYNLYDHLDTPHWRDLSSEHRKARAAVMEPLSTKQDVLKFMGDTADPEYPVYRSQTRNDVFMTTSTGVFDLEAGVLEVYTDNPSKRKEPDVIFLLPV, via the exons ATGGCGGTACGTGTCTGCTGTGTCCGAGGTAGCCACTACCAGGTCGGTCTGCAGATCGGGAGGGCCGCCCGTCGACAGATCGCCGAGTACCTGGACCGTCACCACGTCTTCGCAAACCTCCTAGGTATTCTCCAGACGGACGCAGGAAGAATCCTGTACGACG GTTACCTGAGAGCGGCTAAGTCTGCGTACCCCCACTATGTGGAGGAGATAGTCGGGATGTCCGAGGGGTCAGGCCTGCCGTTCCAACACCTGTTCCTGATGCACTGTCAGTCAGAGATGGTGCTCATGTTCACGGACGACTGTAAACCTGTGACTGAGATAGAAG GATGTACCACCGTGTTTCTCAATGTCCAGAATGGCCCCAGAGTCATGGTTCACAATGAAGACGGCGACTCACTCGTCAAAGACCTCGGTTACGTGGTGGTAGCTAATATAGACCCCTACGAACTGCCGAACGGAGAAGTTATTCCTGCAGAGAGCTTCACCGCTTTCTGCTACCCAGGGCTGCTGGCTGGGAATGCCTACAGCTTCAACCTGCATGGCTTATGTTCCTCCGGCAACTTTCAAATGGCCAAATGCGTGGAGAGAGAAAAAATAC CTCAGCGGTTCTTGTGCCGCGCCCTGTTGTCAGCTACGTCCGTGGAGCAGGCGGTGAGCATCCTCAGGACAGAGGGCGTTGCGATGGCCAGCGGATATTCCTACAACTtcgtcagcaccaaggacaggaccaacAACATGTACTCAGTAGAAGTGGCACCCGCGGAGGGAGTAGCAGGGAACATGGTATCCGTTCGCGCCATTGAGCCAGGGGACGGTCAGACTGACGGGCGCTACAATCATTACAACTT GTACGACCACCTGGATACGCCCCATTGGAGGGACCTGAGCTCTGAGCACAGGAAGGCCCGAGCCGCTGTCATGGAGCCACTCTCAACCAAACAGGACGTTCTGAAATTCATgg GTGACACAGCGGACCCAGAATATCCGGTTTACAGGTCTCAGACAAGAAACGACGTGTTTATGACCACATCAACCG GTGTGTTCGACCTCGAAGCAGGTGTTCTGGAAGTCTATACCGACAATCCGTCAAAGAGAAAGGAACCTGACGTCATCTTCCTCCTTCCGGTGTAG
- the LOC118422665 gene encoding uncharacterized protein LOC118422665, protein MDSTKLLELSPVVLQPGTRPSGFQTGTEQCPVCIRNMEAQDVEFVARVVAEGFFYSLEHVVGKSRVEDFILLNISWLSRSAHLWNTIYVALYEGRLAGAVMIKFQGDKLVSSTTVSFTRFQNILFSFLL, encoded by the exons ATGGACTCTACAAAGCTCCTTGAGCTAAGCCCGGTCGTGTTGCAACCTGGTACAAGACCGTCAGGGTTTCAAACAG GAACTGAACAGTGTCCGGTATGCATCAGGAACATGGAGGCGCAAGATGTCGAGTTCGTCGCTCGAGTAGTCGCAGAaggctttttttattcacttgaACATGTGGTTGGTAAGAGCCG AGTGGAAGACTTCATCCTGCTCAACATCAGCTGGCTGAGCCGATCAGCGCACCTGTGGAACACCATTTACGTGGCTCTGTACGAGGGCAGGCTGGCCGGAGCAGTGATGATCAAATTCCAGGGCGACAAGTTAGTTTCTTCTACTACTGTTTCGTTTACAAGATTCCAAAATATTCTGTTCTCTTTTCTgttatag
- the LOC118422664 gene encoding uncharacterized protein LOC118422664, which yields MAEVVPVDAQPEPAQTPVQTAPGTEPGPLQIRNMEEQDVDFVGRMLVETFSDKFEHAVGKSRMEGAVQQNTKMYGRSKDVWHRYLVAVYEGRPAGVMALKFHGETTEVDFQCGEACSYLGCCGTCGLFWLGAYTENVNIRVGQCYLDHIGVDADFRGKGIGKILLDRADFEARQRECKSIFLWVKQSNRAVRLYERQGYVVTHPFGGCFSRCTTGSSEWYNMEKQL from the exons ATGGCCGAGGTTGTGCCTGTAGATGCGCAGCCAGAACCGGCCCAGACGCCGGTTCAAACAG CGCCAGGAACTGAGCCAGGCCCATTGCAGATCAGGAACATGGAGGAACAAGATGTCGACTTTGTGGGACgaatgctggtggaaactttcaGCGACAAATTTGAACATGCGGTTGGCAAGAGTCG GATGGAGGGTGCAGTCCAGCAGAACACCAAGATGTACGGCAGGTCAAAAGACGTGTGGCACCGATATCTCGTAGCCGTCTATGAAGGCAGGCCGGCAGGTGTGATGGCACTCAAGTTCCACGGAGAGAC GACTGAGGTGGATTTCCAGTGTGGGGAGGCCTGCTCGTATCTTGGGTGTTGCGGCACTTGTGG GCTCTTCTGGCTTGGCGCTTACACGGAAAATGTGAACATTCGTGTGGGGCAGTGCTACCTGGACCACATTGGCGTGGATGCAGACTTTCGCGGAAAAGGCATCGGCAAAATACTGCTGGACAGGGCAGACTTTGAGGCCAGGCAACGGGAATGCAAG TCAATATTCCTGTGGGTGAAACAGAGTAACCGTGCAGTCCGCCTGTACGAACGACAGGGCTACGTCGTCACCCATCCTTTTGGTGGCTGCTTCTCAAGGTGTACGACTGGCAGCAGT GAGTGGTACAACATGGAGAAGCAACTGTAA
- the LOC118422663 gene encoding uncharacterized protein LOC118422663, translating to MALDYGPPVVAQPFLPPPPPYQPAPGSEPGPLQVRNMEAHDVDFVARMLVEAFSDKFEHAVGKSRMEGAVKQSASSLGRSRNVWHRYRIAMYEGRQAGAMALRFHGDSAEEDFQCGEACSYLGCWGTRGLICLGCAVDGTSVPMGQCYVDHIGVDASFRGRGIGKMLMDRADYDARQHGCTSIFLWVKQSNRAVHLYERQGYGITETVNGSCFMRCALGSADFYKMQKQL from the exons ATGGCTTTGGACTACGGACCACCTGTAGTTGCACAACCCTTCctgccaccaccaccaccatatCAACCAG CACCAGGATCTGAGCCAGGCCCATTGCAGGTTAGGAACATGGAGGCACACGATGTGGACTTTGTGGCTCGAATGCTGGTGGAGGCCTTCAGCGATAAGTTTGAGCATGCGGTTGGGAAGAGTCG CATGGAGGGTGCGGTCAAACAGTCAGCCAGTAGTCTGGGGAGGTCCCGAAACGTGTGGCACCGATATCGCATAGCCATGTATGAAGGCAGGCAGGCTGGTGCGATGGCACTCAGGTTCCATGGAGACAG TGCTGAGGAAGATTTCCAGTGTGGGGAGGCCTGCTCGTACCTTGGTTGTTGGGGCACTCGTGG ACTGATATGCTTGGGCTGTGCTGTAGACGGCACCAGCGTTCCTATGGGGCAGTGTTACGTAGACCACATCGGGGTGGACGCAAGCTTTCGCGGGAGGGGCATCGGCAAGATGCTGATGGATAGGGCAGATTACGATGCCAGGCAACATGGATGCACG TCAATATTCCTGTGGGTGAAGCAGAGCAACCGCGCGGTTCATCTGTACGAACGACAGGGCTACGGCATCACTGAAACAGTCAATGGTAGCTGCTTCATGCGGTGTGCGTTGGGAAGTGCG GACTTTTACAAGATGCAGAAGCAGCTCTAG
- the LOC118422662 gene encoding acyl-coenzyme A:6-aminopenicillanic-acid-acyltransferase 40 kDa form-like → MSVRILHVRGTHREVGLQVGRTFRRQIGEFLQKYANFGKLLLPYFGTTEGRQVYEGYLQVAQSVYPQYMEEVQGVAEGAGVSFEHLFLLHCRPEMLLMLKSKQKNIDETSGCTSVFLNFRNGPRILAHNEDGDANIQTCAYVIAANIAPYQLPNGDVLPEENFTAYCYPGVLPGVAYAYNSHGVCFSTNALLAKTLKCDRIVRHFMNRALLTASSVEHAVDMLRNTPVGVAMGFGSNIATLHDDSVRMYSVECAPVDGESGTLVSLRGIEAVEKGSVGHYYHYNMYDHLDIPQWLTPSSLHRKSRADEMDPAKTVQDVLNFLGDSEDPEYPIYRHGTMKDEVITATTAVFDLEAGVLEIYTDNPKSQLSPDCIFHL, encoded by the exons ATGTCTGTGCGCATCCTGCACGTGAGGGGAACGCACCGAGAGGTCGGGCTGCAGGTCGGCAGGACCTTCCGACGGCAGATCGGGGAGTTTCTGCAGAAATACGCCAACTTCGGAAAGCTTCTCCTGCCCTACTTCGGAACCACGGAGGGGAGACAAGTGTACGAAG GGTACCTGCAGGTGGCCCAGTCAGTGTACCCACAGTACATGGAGGAGGTACAGGGGGTGGCGGAAGGAGCGGGGGTGTCATTTGAACACCTGTTCCTCTTACACTGCCGCCCTGAGATGCTCCTCATGCTGAagagcaaacaaaaaaatatcgaCGAAACTTCAG GTTGTACATCTGTGTTCCTGAACTTCCGCAATGGCCCTAGGATCCTTGCTCACAACGAGGACGGCGACGCAAACATCCAAACGTGTGCGTACGTCATTGCGGCAAACATTGCACCGTACCAGCTTCCGAACGGCGACGTTCTTCCAGAGGAGAACTTTACCGCGTACTGCTACCCTGGAGTTTTGCCCGGAGTGGCGTACGCCTACAACTCTCACGGCGTCTGCTTCTCCACTAACGCGCTGCTGGCAAAAACGCTCAAGTGTGACAGGATAG ttcGCCACTTCATGAACCGTGCCCTCCTAACGGCCTCCTCCGTAGAACATGCCGTGGACATGCTCCGGAACACTCCTGTGGGCGTGGCCATGGGGTTCGGTAGTAACATAGCAACACTCCATGACGACAGTGTGAGGATGTACTCTGTAGAGTGTGCACCGGTTGATGGGGAATCTGGCACTCTGGTCTCCCTACGTGGGATTGAAGCAGTGGAGAAGGGTTCTGTCGGCCACTACTATCACTACAACAT GTATGACCACCTGGACATACCCCAGTGGCTGACCCCAAGTTCTCTACACCGGAAGTCACGTGCTGATGAGATGGACCCAGCCAAGACAGTACAGGACGTGCTCAACTTTCTTG GTGACTCAGAAGACCCAGAGTACCCGATTTATCGGCATGGAACAATGAAAGATGAAGTCATAACTGCAACAACAG ctgtttttgaccTTGAAGCTGGAGTGCTAGAGATTTACACGGACAACCCTAAGTCTCAACTATCGCCAGACTGCATTTTCCATCTCTAA
- the LOC118422396 gene encoding uncharacterized protein LOC118422396 gives MAEESEKRVPRPKKQFKRPEIKPYKVKNLSAFDVKIPECHGESLLLPREDRLAIAVPRSTITPDMSAEDWVRAYIRMRNATVNYDRLFMEIVNYLEKGPEDFDKMDVVALLEALVEHAESAEIYDMEMWHRKLWQMKVSSGWEECYQIWYDYSDY, from the exons ATGGCGGAGGAAAGCGAGAAAAGGGTTCCGAGACCCAAGAAGCAGTTCAAGAGGCCGGAAATAAAACCttacaag GTTAAGAACCTGTCGGCGTTTGATGTGAAGATCCCAGAGTGCCACGGGGAGTCCCTACTGCTTCCCAGGGAGGACAGACTGGCCATCGCCGTGCCGAGAAGTACCATCACACCCGAC ATGAGCGCAGAGGATTGGGTGAGGGCTTACATACGCATGCGCAATGCCACCGTGAACTACGACAGGCTGTTCATGGAGATAGTGAACTACCTGGAGAAGGGAccggaagattttgacaaaatg GACGTAGTTGCGCTGTTAGAAGCCCTGGTGGAGCACGCGGAGTCTGCTGAGATCTATGACATGGAGATGTGGCACAGGAAGCTGTGGCAGATGAAGGTGTCCTCCGGCTGGGAGGAGTGCTACCAGATCTGGTACGACTACAGCGACTATTGA